One genomic segment of Nonomuraea coxensis DSM 45129 includes these proteins:
- a CDS encoding RNA polymerase sigma factor, producing the protein MGKTPTISQQRPSERDDEETLSDSYRAHAPALRSYLRRFISPQDVDDLLQVVFADAWRSRERYDPSRSQAAWLYVIAHRRAVDHLRVRRPSTVPLDAAAEAAVPTQRPADDELADRDRIRRALAELSHAQRQVIELAYYGELTQQEIAERLRVPLGTVKARTSRGLHKLSSLLAAAEAA; encoded by the coding sequence ATGGGGAAGACTCCGACCATCAGCCAGCAGCGGCCCTCCGAGCGCGACGACGAGGAGACCCTGAGCGACAGCTACCGCGCGCACGCGCCCGCCCTCCGCTCCTACCTGCGCCGCTTCATCTCGCCCCAGGACGTGGACGACCTGCTCCAGGTCGTGTTCGCCGACGCCTGGCGCTCGCGCGAGCGCTACGACCCGTCCAGGAGCCAGGCCGCCTGGCTCTACGTGATCGCCCACCGCCGCGCCGTGGACCACCTGCGCGTCCGCCGCCCGTCCACGGTCCCGCTGGACGCCGCGGCCGAGGCGGCCGTGCCGACACAGCGCCCGGCCGACGACGAGCTGGCCGACCGGGACCGGATCCGCCGCGCCCTGGCCGAGCTCTCCCACGCCCAGCGGCAGGTCATCGAGCTCGCCTACTACGGCGAGCTGACCCAGCAGGAGATCGCCGAACGCCTCCGCGTCCCCCTGGGCACGGTCAAGGCCCGCACCTCGCGCGGCCTGCACAAGCTGTCGTCCCTGCTGGCGGCGGCCGAGGCCGCCTGA
- a CDS encoding MerR family transcriptional regulator codes for MSEEEAGYGIGAVSRLLGVPAPTLRTWNLRYGLGPSRRSAGGHRRYDTADLHRLREMKRLIAEGLPPAEAARHALTLTSEAPREQAEAAPPATRRPPAEPGPAGAGVASLVRAAFVLDSHAVTHLLEASLAAHGVRPTWERLVLPAFDAVCRRQDDSGAGIDVEHLLSDRILAALHRHTVRHTVRQAAPAGRRPVLLACAEDEQHTLPVHALSAALAEEGVETRVLGARTPYAALAHAMRRLHPAAVFVWSQQEITGATAPLAALPRLRPAARLIVGGRGWRGALPEGVIRVDTFREALSQVRATLP; via the coding sequence GTGAGTGAGGAAGAGGCCGGGTACGGCATCGGGGCCGTCTCGCGGCTGCTCGGCGTGCCCGCGCCCACGCTGCGCACCTGGAACCTGCGCTACGGGCTCGGCCCGAGCCGCCGCAGCGCCGGCGGCCACCGCCGCTACGACACCGCCGACCTGCACCGGCTGCGCGAGATGAAGCGGCTGATCGCCGAGGGCCTCCCGCCCGCGGAGGCCGCCCGCCACGCCCTCACCCTGACCTCCGAGGCGCCGAGGGAGCAGGCCGAGGCCGCTCCGCCGGCGACCCGGCGGCCCCCCGCGGAACCCGGGCCCGCCGGAGCCGGGGTCGCGTCGCTCGTGCGGGCGGCGTTCGTGCTGGACAGTCACGCCGTCACCCACCTGCTGGAGGCGTCGCTGGCGGCGCACGGGGTCCGGCCGACGTGGGAGCGTCTGGTCCTGCCCGCCTTCGACGCCGTCTGCCGCCGCCAGGACGACTCAGGCGCGGGCATCGACGTCGAGCACCTGCTCTCCGACCGCATCCTCGCGGCCCTGCACCGGCACACCGTCCGGCACACCGTCCGGCAGGCCGCCCCGGCGGGCCGCCGCCCCGTGCTGCTCGCCTGCGCCGAGGACGAGCAGCACACCCTCCCCGTGCACGCCCTGTCCGCCGCCCTGGCCGAGGAGGGCGTGGAGACCCGCGTCCTCGGCGCCCGCACCCCCTACGCCGCGCTGGCCCACGCGATGCGCCGGCTGCACCCGGCGGCGGTCTTCGTGTGGTCGCAGCAGGAGATCACCGGCGCGACCGCTCCCCTGGCCGCGCTGCCGCGGCTGCGCCCGGCGGCACGGCTGATCGTCGGCGGCCGGGGCTGGCGCGGGGCTCTTCCCGAGGGCGTGATCAGGGTAGATACCTTCCGCGAGGCGCTGTCCCAAGTCCGCGCGACGCTGCCTTGA